GGCAAACTGGGGAGCAAAACCCCAGTACATCCCAACGATCATGTTAACAAAAGCCAGGTCGCTATACTTGCATTATACTTCTTTTAAtggcaaaagtattttttttggaATTGTGAATTTTGAATTGTCTTACACcactgtttagatttttttttaaaaagggggagtGGAAGTTTTTGTACAGCTTTGGAAACAATTTTCCAGGTTTTACAGTTTAAATGAACTTCAAAATCTCAGTCAGTGACATTATGAGCTTTTTGGGTTAAAAATTTTGAACTCATTCATGACATGAATTCATACATTATGTAGCAGGCAGAGGTGGCCTGGTGACAACCGCTGCTACAACAGGCAGTCTTAAAGAAGTTAAATAGAGATCCAGTTTCTAAAGGTTGGATACTTATAACTGTTATCTTCATAATACATAGCATAAAGCATGTAGAAAGAATAATAAAGCATCTAAAGTCCTGTAATGGGTAAATGAAatatccatttcatttttttccccccaaggatCATGGTAGACGTTTTTATTGTACTTCGctcttaatattttctttagaTTAGCAGAAGTTTAAGGCACTGACTTGGTTGTATCGCTTCCTGATATTTTGTTCTTACTCAGTATCCTGGGAATGGATTTAAGATTACCAAAGCAACACAGAGGTGTTTTAAAGCCACCTACAATTGCTTTAACATCATCTATCCATTTTGTTACCTGTCTCTTGTAACTACTTTaacaagcctttttcttttttggacccAATGTTGTTGTGAATAGTCTACTCACATAGTTAACTTTCTGTGGGTATAGTTATAAAACGTGGTCTTTATCAATAAGGTGCTGGACTGGAGTTTAGCAGTTTTGATTATTCCTGCTGATTGACTTGTGGAACACTGCTAAATTGCTTTCTCTTAGTTTAGTTTCTTcatgtttataaaataaagagaataaagcCATATGTGTACATCTTGCAGCACCAATGGTGAGAAAAACTTGTAAATAAATTTCTTGAACTTCCTTCACAGAGTTCAAATGACACTTTCCCAACGGCAATGCATATTGCTGCTGCCCAGGAGGTTAATGAGGTGTTGTTACCTGGCCTAAAGAAGCTACAGAATGCACTTGAAGCAAAATCCAAAGAGTTTTCCCAAATCATAAAAATAGGGCGCACTCATACACAAGATGCTGTTCCACTTACGCTTggacaggtaaaaaaaaaaatcatcatgcaTTTGTTTGACAAAGTCTTGTAAATATAtctgaggaaactgaggcaaactTGAGGAACCCTAAATTATGTTGATAGCTTAAGTGAAATAATAGGAAACTGAATCTCAGTCAGGGTATTTTCATCTTTATTGGAGTTTGCTGGACGCTGTAGTCTAATTACTGAATCATaaattttctcagttttttctATGTGTGTTTTACTTCTAACAGTAGTAAGATATAGATGATTTTTAAATCATTCCATTACCAAATAACATGATGCAATATTTCTATTACACTGACATTGGAAGGAAGAAGGTAATTAGTCTCTAATCTGTAATCTTACATAAAAGAGCTTTTGCTAACACACAAGGCTACTAAGTATTTGGAATTAAAATCTTTGATATATGatcatgtgtatatatatgtatatgtttataggtgtatatatatatgataggAAATCTTTGTTGTCACATTGTAAAGAATGGCTTATATTACATTAATCTGGTAATGAATTAACTTACATGGATTTTTATCAGTTCAGTTTAaaatttattgtttttttccaagaatgcACAGGTGGGTTTTTTACTAACCAAAATTAAGTGGAAAAAAGCCCAGGATCTGTTTCTCTAATTGTACCTTGGGGACATTAATTTATTCTGAGAGCTGATTTACCATGGATTCAGATGCTGCTGAGTACACAACTGAGataaaagacaagagaaagatgCATTGTGAATACATTTTTATGTGTTAGGTTGTTTTATGTGGAGTTGTTCATACTGTGAGAGCAGTCTTCTAATACGTGTAAATTTTCTCTCTTAATGAGAACATGCTAAGACTTAGCATCTGTGCAAAGTTCAGTGGCTTTAGGCTTTTAAAGAAATTAGTCCAAATgtgttaaaaaccaaaataattctaGATGCTTATTCTTGGTTGTTGTCTTTGTTCCTTTATGTTGTCCTCCTTTCTTTCAAAGGAATTCAGTGGCTATGTGCAACAAATTAAATACGGTGTGGCTAGGATTGAGTCAACCATGCCAAGAGTGTATCAGCTGGCAGCGGGCGGGACTGCAGTTGGTACAGGATTAAACACAAGAATTGGCTTTGCTGAGAAAGTTGCTGCTAAAGTGGCTGAACTGACAGGTGAGGAATAATATTTCAGAGTTACCAGTAAAGCAGTATATGTAACACGCAGTCAAATTCATACTAAATCTTTCAGTTTCTGTACTTCTCATAAGCTTCTCAAATTGTCTTTGTGTTTTAATGTGAAACTTTCTGttaatgctgtattttatatGCCTTGTACTTAGGGTTTTTCCTGGAATGTATTTTTGTAGTTACACCCGATGCATTGACACTGACTGAAATTGCCACGTTTTTCTTAGCAAGGCTTAGTGGAGGTGGATATAGTTTCAAGCTTCTATTATTAGTCCAGCTTCTGTCTTGACGGCTGCTCCTCTGACTTGCTTAATCTACAGTGACTTggcacaaaagaagaagaaaaagacctCCCAAAGCCAGTACATTTTTTCACATGAAAGTAAAAGTTAGCTGTCTGATTTTTGATGCTGTCTTTTTAGATCTTAAAACTTAATGTACAGAACTACTGAGTTTTTTGACCTGTGAACCAGTTCTTCTGTGTCACAGTATCAGTTTTAAAAATGCCCCCAAGATGGATGCGTGTATCTTTCACTTAAGTTTGCTGTAAAACCTGAAACTGCTTATcagcagtatttttgttttaatggatCAATTATTCACCATCTCACACAGTCAAGATTTTCTTGTACCCTGACAGGGAAGAAGTAACTTGTCATAAGCAACAGCAGCTGAGAAGCGGTACAGGGCTTGTTTTGGTGCTTGAAGAAGCCATGCGTGGTGTTAGGAAGCTCTCCCATCTTAATGTTTGTTAGGTGTACCATATGGGCAGATTGTACAAGTATGGCAGACTACTGGAAGTTCTACATGTTCTTATAGGGGAATTTTATTGGCAAAGGCAAAATGGAAAGATTGGAATGATATCTGCAACTGAGAAGGCAGCTATGCAATTCAGAATCCCATGCAAATTGGGTGGGATTTCCTGTTTGGCAGCAACTGCGAAACATAGTAGAAATTCTGCTGTTTCTCTAGCAAAGGTGTTATGCTACTTTTCTTAAAACTGGCAGTGTAAGCTCAGACCAGTAGTTTTGTAGGGCAGAAGTCCAGCACACAGTCAGCATCCCTGTGCACATCCTTAGTGATGTCCATTACCACTAATAAAATTCTGCTGAGAATTTTCTTCCAGAGCAAAGcccagaagaaatgtttttttgtgaTGGAACCTAGCCTTAAATCTCAGGCATTTAATTAACGTAAACAGAGCTGTTGCCTCCATTGCTCTTGCGCTCTTGCTGTTGGCAGCAGTTGCAGGCATCCTCCTGGGTCTGAATCAGCTTTCACATGTTCTCTCTGGTTTGTTGTGCTCCTCCAGTGCTGATACTTCgatgcatcttttttctttaagtagctAATTCCATTGTGATTACTTTTTATTTATCCTGATGTCTGCACTGTGCCACAAAACCCTCTATTTTCATAAGTGAGAGAAAGCATCACAATTGGCAGTCTAAAGAATCTAACTTGATTTAATGGAAGAAATACATAAGTTTGGGCTAACTTGTAAGAGGTTATTGACATTCACAAAATATTGTGGTGCAAAGCAATGTTTAGTATGCAACTTGTTATGAAAGTTTGAAAATTACACCTTTCTTGTGGGTACATGCTCAGATTTCTTATTCTTCCGTATTTTAGTgacttttattgtgttttttgtATTGAATTTAATCTGTTGTAAGAAATATGTTTGTGTGGAAAGGTGTGGAGAAGAGAGATAACCTTACAGCGTTActaatttttcttacttttattcaGCTAATTATGTGTTTGATTATCTGGTTTATATCTGCAAGGAAGTGCCTCACAGGTTTAATATTTCCCCCACCTCCCTGTAGGTTTGCCTTTTGTCACTGCTCCAAATAAGTTTGAAGCTCTTGCGGCTCATGATGCTCTAGTTGAACTCAGTGGAGCTATGAACACAGTGGCATGTAGTCTGATGAAAATAGCTAATGATATTCGTTTCCTGGGTTCTGGACCACGCTCTGGACTAGGAGAACTCATCCTGCCTGAAAATGAACCAGGAAGCAGCATTATGCCAGGTACAGAGAAAACATACGGAGAAAAATtgcctgtttcttttgttttgaaccACTAACTCTTAACAGGTACTTaccaaacaccaccacaaatGTCAGAAAGTCCATGATTCAACACTCGTGTCAGTTTTTATCTTCTGCCATATTTTACCTAAATTTGTGTTCATAGAAATGCTTGCTTGCACAGCTCTGTGTTGGCAAGTATGTGGGGGAGAGTAGCATCTGTAAACATACGACTTTATTAATACAAGCATACTTCTCAAAACCTTCTTTTAGAATTGCAAGATCTCTGCAATTGTTATGTAAAGGCTTTTCTGAAACAAGCTTTAAATGATTAATCTATGAATTGTAACAATATTGTGATATAAATTGGCTTTTGTCTTTACTTCCTAGCATGAATAGTGTTATGTACTCACATTTTCCCTTCTGCAGTGATCCCATTGTATGGGAGGataagaaaggaaggaataataTTAGTAATCATTCCTTGCCTCTCTCCTAAAAAAGTATGTATATGTGAATTTTGCACATCCAAAATTATTCTAAGCATATTCTTCCTGTATGATAAATTATAAAAGAAGCAGGTTGTGAGCATATCTGGCTTTAATAAAAGCAGATAATAAATGTTCTTATTAGGATTATTTCTAGAAATGAAATCGACTATGAAACTTCCTTGTTAGGAGGCCactaatttttgttctttttttcctgacaaagtAAACATAGTGTACTAATTTTATTACAAAGTAATTCTAACAAATCAGTAGTACTTTTCTTAAGTTGACTGAGATTTGGTAATGATTTACCAGAAATGCCTACTTGCACAAGTAAAGACAGGTTATAATCTCTTGGCTATTAAGAACTGTAGTAATTAACACCTGCTTAGCTCATGCACATTTGATCCAGTTCCCAAAAGCCTTGGTAGATTGCTGAAGCATCCATAGCTGTCTTAAAAATCCTAGCTGAATTAGTAGACTAGTACAGTCAATTTAGTATCatttatcaaaattatttcttttctgtggagCACACATACAGATGAGTAAGACGTGTTATCTCCTATAAAACATCTGTTGAATGTGATTTGGTAAATGAGGAAACTactgttttttggttggtgggtggttttttgggttttttggttggtggtccccccccccgccccgccttttttttttcttttttttttttttttctctttttttctcccttcctccttcttctttggtaacctttttctctcccttccacaACCAGGAAAAGTGAATCCTACCCAGTGTGAAGCTGTAACCATGGTGGCAGCCCAAGTTATGGGAAACCATGTTGCTGTTACTGTAGGAGGTAGCAATGGACACTTTGAACTGAATGTTTTTAAGCCCATGATGGTAAGttcataaagtattttaaatagctAGGACTTTTGAAATCATTGTTGGTACAATCAGATAACTCATGGGAAAAAAACTTCAGTAAATATTTGGTCAGTATCAGCACCAGAGAAGCTAATAAATTGTGAGAACAAATTCTATTCTTTTGTATTGTCTTTGTTATTTTGACAGGCAGTCTTTTTTATGTGAAACTATCTTATGCAGATTCGCTTTTATCTTAACAATGTATGCTTATCATCAGTCTATGGCAGTAGGGAGAGAGGAACACAAACTGAGGCAAAATTTTTTCCAAAGCCAAAGAGAATTTGGTGTTTTAGCTAgaaataaggattatttttttccttagcaacTATCTGT
This genomic interval from Accipiter gentilis chromosome 27, bAccGen1.1, whole genome shotgun sequence contains the following:
- the FH gene encoding fumarate hydratase, mitochondrial isoform X3, producing MHRSLRACRRLGCSAGFLARQPPPCATAARWSPPLRSAMSTQEAFRIEYDTFGELKVPNDKYYGAQTVRSTMNFKIGGVSERMPVQVIRAFGILKRAAAEVNQDYGLDPKIANAIVKAANEVAEGKLNDHFPLVVWQTGSGTQTNMNVNEVISNRAIEIMGGKLGSKTPVHPNDHVNKSQSSNDTFPTAMHIAAAQEVNEVLLPGLKKLQNALEAKSKEFSQIIKIGRTHTQDAVPLTLGQEFSGYVQQIKYGVARIESTMPRVYQLAAGGTAVGTGLNTRIGFAEKVAAKVAELTGLPFVTAPNKFEALAAHDALVELSGAMNTVACSLMKIANDIRFLGSGPRSGLGELILPENEPGSSIMPVIPLYGRIRKEGIILVIIPCLSPKKVCICEFCTSKIILSIFFLYDKL
- the FH gene encoding fumarate hydratase, mitochondrial isoform X2 — encoded protein: MNFKIGGVSERMPVQVIRAFGILKRAAAEVNQDYGLDPKIANAIVKAANEVAEGKLNDHFPLVVWQTGSGTQTNMNVNEVISNRAIEIMGGKLGSKTPVHPNDHVNKSQSSNDTFPTAMHIAAAQEVNEVLLPGLKKLQNALEAKSKEFSQIIKIGRTHTQDAVPLTLGQEFSGYVQQIKYGVARIESTMPRVYQLAAGGTAVGTGLNTRIGFAEKVAAKVAELTGLPFVTAPNKFEALAAHDALVELSGAMNTVACSLMKIANDIRFLGSGPRSGLGELILPENEPGSSIMPGKVNPTQCEAVTMVAAQVMGNHVAVTVGGSNGHFELNVFKPMMIKNVLNSARLLGDVCVSFTDHCVVGIQANTDRINKLMSESLMLVTALNPHIGYDKAAKIAKTAHKEGTTLKEAALKLGFLTSDQFDQWVKPKDMLGPQ